Within Topomyia yanbarensis strain Yona2022 chromosome 2, ASM3024719v1, whole genome shotgun sequence, the genomic segment TTCTACGATTGCGGCGACAACCCGTGAATGTTACGGTACAGGGAGCCGGCAAGCTATCTAAGCCGGTACGTGAATCGGTGTTTGCACAGGTACATTCAAGGACGGGTGACTTTTCGTGTGGTGTCAACTTCTTGGTGATGAACAAAGTGACGGCAAATCTCCCTTCGCAAAGTGTTTCAACTGTGGGATGGAGGATTCCGAAGGGGTTGCTTCTGGCTGATCCATCCTTCAACGAAAGTCAACCGATCGACATGGTTTTGGGTGCTCGGCATTTCTACTCCTTCTTCCCCAGCGCTGCACGCATTCAGCTTGATAGAAATCTTCCGATTCTGGTCGACAGCGTCTTCGGCTGGATTATCGTAGGCTCGGCTAGCACAATCCCCCCCGAGCAGACTGCTCCTACGCCCACCACTTGTGATGCAGTCACTGTTTCAATGCTTTCGCTAGAGGATTGCTTGGAGCGTTTTTGGAAAACCGAAGAGCTGACAACGAACGACATTTACTCAATAGAAGAACGACGCTGCGAATCCTTGTACCAATCTACAGTATCTAGGAACTCCGAAGTTCGATATATTGTTAGATACCCTCGTAAGCCTGATTTCGATGTGATGCTTGGCGAATCCAGAAGCAGTGCACAGCGACGGTTCAGATATCTGGAAACTCTCCCACTTACTATCTACCTCACCACCCCGTAATTAAGGAAGCAAGTACGACGACCAAGGTCCGGGTCGTGTTTGATGGCTCTGCGAAAACTTCTTCCGGCTTCTCCCTCAATGAAGCTCTTTGCGTTGGTCCCGTGGTGCAGGACGATCTGCTGAACATTATCTTGCGGTTTTGAACCTTTCCCGTTGCTCTCGTCGGAGATATTGCCAAAATGTAGAGGCAGGTACAGGTCCACTCTGACGACACACCGTTACAACACATTCTGTAGCGATTCTCCCAACATTCTCCAGTACAGACGTACGAACTACTGACCGTTACTTACGGCTTAGGTCCATCATCGTTCTTAGCAACACGAACTCTCCAGCAACTAGCGGTGGATGAAGGTGATGCGTACCCGGTTGGCGGTCCGGCATTGAAAAAGAGTTTTTACGTCGACGATTTCATCAGTGGAGCTGAAACCATTGAAGAAGCTATCCGTATGCGAGTAGAGCTGAGCGAACTTCTGCAGAAAGGAGGATTCGAGCTCAGAAAATGGACGTCGAACTGTCTCGAAGTCCTCCAAGGTCTCTGCGACGATCAGATCGGCACGCGTTGCACTTTAGTCCCCACGAAACCATCAAAGTACTTGGAATTAGCTGGGAGCCTGAAGCAGATTACCTCCGTTTTCATTCTCAGATTCGAACAAGCAGTGAACCTCCTACGAAGCGGTCTATCCTCTCCGACATCGCCAAGTTATTTGACCCTCTTGGACTCATTGCCCCCGTCGTCATACGTGCGAAAATCCTGATGCAGGAATTGTGGTTGTTGTCCTGCGGTTGGGATGATCCTGTTCCAGAACCGATCAAATCGAGATGGGAAATCTACCACCAAGAGCTGGTGAAAATATCTGAGCACCATGTCAACAGATATGCATTTCTTCCGAGTTCCGTTATACAGCTGCACACTTTCGCGGATGCTTCTCAGGCAGCATATGGAGCTTGTACGTACGCCCGATGTGAAGACGTCCAAGGAAAGGTGAGGATTCAACTGCTAGCGTCGAAATCCCGAGTAGCCCCGCTGAAACGAATCACCATCGCCCGGTTGGAATTATGCGCAGCCGTGCTAGCCGCTCATCTACACGCGCGAATCAAAAAGGCCATCGACGTCAACGTTTCTGCATCGTACTTTTGGTCAGATTCCGCCGTCACTCTACAGTGGTTACGATCACCTCCGAACGTCTGGCCAACCTTCGTCGCAAACAGAGTCTCGGAAATACAGCAGTACACGAACGGATGTCAGTGAAAACACGTTCCCGGAGCTGAAAATCCTGCCGACCTGGTCTCGCGCGGCATGTCAGTCGACGAATTTCTACAAAGCAACTTGTGGAGCTGTGCCCCGGGCTGGTTGTCACTGTCACCACAAGATTGGCCAATCTTCATTCCCCCAGGCGTGCCAGCAGAAGAGCTGGAGTTAAAAACTACGGTTGCACTCACCCAAGCAGTTCCTACCGTTCATCCCTGGTTTCTCCGTTGGTCTTCCTACAGCCGATTACTCCACGTCATCGGATATTGTATGCGATTTGTCATTAACACCCGTTCAAAAGCACGAACCCAACCTTCGCCATCCCCCATTCCGGTCGATCAATCACTTACCGTGGCAGAACTAGCCAATGCCAAAACGTTTCTCGTCCGACTCGCCCAGCAGGATGGATACGCCGCAGAAATAAAGCAGCTGGAGAAGGAAAACACCGTGCCGAAGCAGTCCCACATTCGCCGAATGAGCCCATTTTTCGACCCAGAGAGAGTGTTGAGAGTAGCAGGTCGTTTAAATCTTGCCCTGTTACCTTATCAAGCAAAGCACCCTGCGCTTATTCCCACCAACCATCCGTTCACTCGACTAATCGCTGAATATTTTCATCGCAACCTGCTGCACAGCTGCGGGCGCCTGCTGCTCACTACGATTCGCGAAGAATTCTAGCCACCCCGCGGCCGTAGACTGGTTCAAAGTGTAGTACGAAATTGCTTTCGTTCTACTCGTCTTAATCCAATACTGGCCCAACAACAAATCGGTCAGTTACCTGCCCAGCGTGTGATCCCAAGTCGTCCATTCAGCATCACCGGTGTCGACTATGCTGGCCCACTATACCTTCGCCCGATACACAAACGTGCCGCACCTGCAAAAACTTACCTGTGCCTCTTTGTATGCTTTTCAACCAAAGCAGTGCATTTGGAATTAGTCAGTGATTTGTCCACTCAAGCATTCTTGTGTGCCCTGCAACGGATTATCGCTCGCCGTGGGCGGCCCACACACATCCACTCAGACAACGGGAAAAATTTCGAGGGGGCAAAAAATGAGCTGGCTGAACTGTTTGCCAGATTTCACAACCGTGCTGAACAAGCTGAAATAGCTTCCGTCTGTGCCGAGCAAGGAATCACCTGGCATTTGACACCACCCAAAGCACCTCACTTTGGCGGCTTATGGGAGGCAGCCATCAAAATAGCCAAAAAACATTTATACCGTCAGCTCGGTCCATCTCGCCTAACATTCGAGGCTATGTGTACCGTGCTAACACAAATCGAAGCAATAATGAACAGCCGACCATTGCTTCCACTAACTGAAGACCCCAACGACCTAGCTGCATTGACACCAGCGCACTTCCTCGTCGGTTCATCACTGCATGCCCTGCCCGACCCAGATTTAATGAACGTACCTGCCAATAGACTCGACCACTATCAACAACTGCAAGTGCGTGTGCAGCAATTTTGGTCGCACTGGAAGAAGGAGTACCTGCAAGAGCTGCTGAAAGATACCCGTGGTTGGAAACGCAACAACGAAATTGTTCCGGGGAGAATGGTCATCTTAGTCGACGAAATGCAACCACCGATTCGATGGCCACTCGCCCGCATAGAAGCAGTTTTGCCCGGCAAAGATCATCTTGCACGAGTTGTTTTGCTCCGTACAGCTCGTGGTATCATCACTCGTCCGATCGCTAAAATTTATCTACTACCTTACTCTACAGTGGCATCCGAAGCAGAAAAACATCCAGCAACGATCAGCGACGCACCAACAACCTAACGGAGTTCGGATAGTACATGTAATTTAGGTTAAAATCTCTAAAAACTGTTTCAAATTAAGAACAAAATTTATTGTGAACTAGCTGTAAGAATTTATGCTGTTTGTTTACGTTTTTGTGTTGAACATATTCAAGGCGGCGAGTATGTTGGTTCACGCAATAGTATTTGGCCCCACTGCGTGAGAAGTTCTTTTCTCACGCAAAGATTGGTGCTACCGGGCACCAGTTATACCGGTTTTTCTAGCCCTTCTGGCAACCGGGTAATGATCAGAAGTAGTGAGCCAACATTAGCTGACTAGCATTTCAGTCTAGAATAAATCTTCATCGAAAGTGGATCACTTTTTCGATCCTGAAAACTAGTGTACGTTTAATAAAATAAAGTTACTGTGTGCAAGGTATAAGCCGTATGTAGGCGATTAAAGGCAGTGTTTAGTACAGTGAAAAAGTGCAGTTTAACTAGCCCGAAAACTCCTGCGCTAAGTTCTTCGCTGTGTGTTCGGTGCATCTGATAGCAGTCACCGTAAGTTTTCGCTGCTTCTCGTGCAGTTCTGTTTTATGCTCGCCTTAATTGCGAGCTGCTATTCGGTGGTCGTCGTTTTGCTGCTACTCGGCGGTAATATTGGATACCTGCACCAGGTAACATTGCATGCTGCAAGTAGGGTACGCGTACCTGTAGTGGCATTCATCCTACCGGAAAATTCTGGTGACATCGAACAAAATCACAACGTAGGGGTAAGCGACATCATcaatatataaatcaaaattgTACTTTTCATAGCAAACTCCAGCAACTGCAATCAATTGGGGTCAATTTTAGCTTTTCTTTGTCATTTTTGGGTAGGTTTTATAAAAGTgctcacttttttcaattttccacatATCCGTTAGTAAAAAAAGTACCTTGTCGGGCAATGTCGGGTAAATCTGTTAAAAGGAGAAACTTATTTGGAGTGTCCTCTCACTGTTCCACTAAGAAAATGTTCCCAGTTAATCCCATTCGGTTTTATAGCTATTTGAACATGTTGTGTTTTTTGCTCAAatgagaatacaattaaaaaaatcagtattgaGGCTATTTAAAAGATCTTATATGaaaaagaataatttgagatggcgccggtggttgagtggtaagcgtgaccgccactcattccagttggcctgggttcaattccaaccaaggtcattgagatttttctgaggtgaaaaaatctgtggtgagtgacgtcttccttcggaagggaagtaaagcggttggtccccggtccatgaattgATGGATCAATATTTAGTCCagaagtgaagtcacctctctggcatcGGTAAAGAAGAAATAGTATCCAAcgtctatacttactaacaaatatcctcctcccgtgatacttgcggAGTGCGCAGCAatgcggcctctagcaaaagcaagtatcggactaaccattccttcaatTTCCTCCCGCGATCTACGTAACAATttaggagttgcacattgaaagatatttcgctactcccaaatataattatctacttattccctgtgcaacttcaactAGTCCAGATCTATAACGGAGTAGCGGCCACGGGTGATCGCACAAactcaagctcaagcttataTGCCAAGAATGATTTGAGTCCcccatattattttttgttagattGCGCCCATTAACCATATTGAGCTATTATGACCACGATAGTCATATAAAAGAGTGTGAAATATAACTTCCACTGACCTTGCTATATGAAACGTAACGTACACAAGTTGCCTTGGAAATGTAAGCGAAGCatcaaacaaattatgcaatctTCTCAATCCAGTTCCTTGTCTCCGGATTGCAAGTGTTAACGTGAATAATTCAGATTGAATACGATAATCACTTGGATAGATTTCTATTACCGAATTTactaaaaattgaatattttttctactataagaaaaccagaaaagcaaaataaacatatgaacttgacacaaaatgttttaatttatgaaaacagTTGAAACAGACTAAATCTCAATGCGAATTTTTCTCAAACTGATAGATTACTCTAAAAACACGTTTACATTGAAAAATAGTAATGCTCGTGGAATTCGTTATTTTCGGCTTCGCATCATACTGCAAGgaggtttaatattttcatatcttggtcataaattgtctaaaatcatgaaaaaccatttttcatcacttgttatcgtataaaaaagcttaaaaacatgtgaaataattttggccatggatttggtatagttacgccactgtgcgtcgcTTGCTATTGCTTTAAGGAATCGAAGAAACTTTAGTTTTAAAGTCTTGGTTCAAAATTACGGGAATTGGGTTTCCGGCCGTGGTccctttccaaaaagaggtgtCTACGGAAAAATGatgcacagccgccatcttgtgacaaaatcacttgaacaaaatatttttgtacttCACAACTAGTAATATAAATCCCATGTTATAGGATTCTAATTAACCTCTTTATTGCGTCTAGAAAAAATCCCGAAAGATGCCTATCTTTTCGTGTTCTACAGTGATCTAATCCTTTAAAGGCGTTATATTGTGCTTTAGTTCGTTCTACGCTTGAATATGCAACTGTTGTTTGGGCACCTTATTACCAAAACGATATTCAACACATCGAAGCTTTCCAACGTGAATTTATCCAATTCGCACCTCGACGACTTCCATGGAGAGACCCGCTAAATCTTCCGGCCTACCCCGATCGCTGCAGGATCATAAATCTCGATCTCCTATCCGTTCGTCGGGATGTTTTCAAAGCCACTTTTATCGCGTATCTAGTTCAATCACGAATCGACTTCCCTGATCTTCTACAGTTATTAGATTTCGACAACCGATCCATTCGACCATCCATTCTTTCGTCTTCCTATTGCCATAACCAATTATGGCCATTATGAGCCATTCGCCAGTATGTGTCGTTTATTCAACCGATGTTCTAACGTCTTTGGCTTTCATCTTTCGCGTAATATCACTAAGCGATTGTTTGTTAATTCCTTGACAATTTAGCATTTGTCCCTATGTTAGTTATACTGTAGCAAAATTATAGTGTTAGTTGTCGAAATAAGCTGTGAAATGATAGATGTCTGTAATCTGTTGCTACTAAAGacgaggaggttttatgcctgcttGAGAAAGAGTTTGAATGAAACCTAGTTCCAGGAGGTTTTTCCCTGCACCAAATAAAGCAATAGAATAATAAAACTCAGTATAGAGGATCATAGGAATTATTCACACATTACTTCATCATCAACTAGAAAATCTTGCAAGATTATCTTAGTTTGAGTCCCCACGCTTTAGAACACTGATAGaaaatattcgtaaatcgctatgcattagtttcgtacagataattgtcaaaaatatacgaatttttcgtacatatgatgaatcgttcgtagttctactGAACACTACAAGGTGATGACCATCTGCAATATAATGGGCTTGTGTTGACGGCTTCCATGGCCACGAATACGTTGTCTGGCTATGTGTTAGGTATTGCGACACTATTTCTCGATTTAAAGGAAGACCATCCAATGGATATCATGGCAAGCCGCGATTTCACTGGTGTCTTCTTAAAAGTCATCAATAAAACAATTAAGCTCTCTCTCTTTTTTCTTATTCTCAGACGTATCCTCTTCTGCCTGTACCGAGTACCACCGATAGTTTTAACCAACCTCAAGATGACACTTTACAAAACCGTCGTATAAGTCAACAAGCACTAGTCCTACAACATGAGCACCATACGCGCACCTCAGTGTGTTCTGATACTAAGCGATCTGGAAGTTTGGATTCTTTTAAAGAATTCATCTTTGGCTCCGATGAGGACCACCCGGTGTCTCGCTTCAGCTTCTGCAGCTTCCCTTTTCAAGTCATTAAAGCCTTCTCTTACAAAAAGTTAATTCAGATGTATTTTATTGGTTTTAATTGCTCGACTCAACAATGTTTCTAGATAAAATATGCCGGTCCTAAAAATTCGAGCCCAAAAAAATAACACTAAATCattacttctacttctacttacACATGAATTATTCCCTCATATCTATCTGTATATTGTGAGTTTCTGGATAGCTACAAAATTGCTAGCCTCAGTTATTGTACAAACATAATTTCAAATAACAATGGTAACGTGAAAGtgattaaaaaaatgtataaaatctAAACCAGGAAGAAATGGAGTCTTTTCTATTTGACGTGCAATAACATATAAAACTAGTCAAGTTACAATGTAATTAGTTCAGTTAAAGTATTTTACCAATGTGAATGTATTTGAAACGCTTTTCTAAAttaatagggtaaagtgcctatttccATCATATTAGGAAGGGTGTCTCAATATTTCATTAATCACTCGGCCTataatcgatggaatgcgtacaaattggcttCAGTAACTTTGCTTCGCTCTTAAAAACAAACATAATAACGTATGTGCTTATAAAACATGGAACTACTGCTCCCACATCTTCTGAATAACTGGTAATTTCCCCTTTGCCAAAAAGTCACCCTAAACATTAACCTCTGAGGCACTTGATTGCATCGTTCAACCACTTTCTTAACAGCTCATATTTCACAAAAGCTAGGTTCATATACACGATCGATTTTCTAAATCAAAGTAGACTACAAAGTAAACAACTTCTCTAGTAAAAATGTGATTAGCACCGTGTGTTTTGAGCAGTAATCCAAATAAGACTAACCTGTTGGCAATATTATTTCGGGATAATATGTGGGCTTTTAGTTTATAAGATCGATCGAAGTAACCTCGAAGTAACGCGTCGGATGCGAAAAGTTTTCGCTGCCGTCAATTTGCTTTCTTTATAAATtgtgaaaaatttaaatttcgaaaatactgaagtgaatatcaagaaaaatgttttttcgggAAAAATGAGAACTAAATGACGGCAGGCTATGCCGTTACAGGAACGGATGCTCTAGGGATGGTGGAGTGAAGTATAGATTGAAGCCAGTAAATTCGTATTTACTACTTTACGGACCCCACATTTATTACCGGTGAGCCCATTCTGgttatattttttatctttctttCTATGTTATTGTTCTACAAACTTTAACTGCAATTTCAAATGCGGTTTCATCGGAGTACGATTCGCACGAAGTCAAGTGAAAAGTGCGTTCCGGTCGTCAAACTGAGTTGCAGAGAGAGAAAGTGACGTGTAGCCCATTAAACTACCGGAAGCAACGTGGAACGTGTTTTGGCAGTACATAGGATATAGAAAGGATCTTCGCATGCTGGATACCGGTGAGGCCGTTTCATTTACCTTttccaaatattttaaatatccTGTATCCAGCAATAACATTTTTTCCGCCTTTTGATATCACCGTCATCTATGAAAACCGTATTCGGTTCCGAGCGTTTTCCTTAAGTAAATTATAAGactattataaaataaaaacgcttgtaaggacgtggccaggtgtGTGGAGTTGAGCGGGTCTACGTCATTGTAGATCGTGGCGAGGTCTGATATGGCAATGTTCAATTCTGCAACTCCATCTACGATTTGTGAAGGCGTtcgtgctatgctatgctattgttctacaaactttattgtttattctttttgttgaaATCTCCACTAGATTTATAACAGTTGTAGCCTAGATGCCGTATAGTGGCATCGGTGTACTAGAACCAGGAATTGATTCACCGTTTCCgtaaaaatgaaagaaatgcgtgGAAAAAGCGGCAAATATTATGAGAAAATATGAGATTTATTTTTATCGTTTAGTTCACTATTACCAcaaactaacagacataacacta encodes:
- the LOC131679988 gene encoding uncharacterized protein LOC131679988 — encoded protein: MDVELSRSPPRSLRRSDRHALHFSPHETIKVLGISWEPEADYLRFHSQIRTSSEPPTKRSILSDIAKLFDPLGLIAPVVIRAKILMQELWLLSCGWDDPVPEPIKSRWEIYHQELVKISEHHVNRYAFLPSSVIQLHTFADASQAAYGACTYARCEDVQGKVRIQLLASKSRVAPLKRITIARLELCAAVLAAHLHARIKKAIDVNVSASYFWSDSAVTLQWLRSPPNVWPTFVANRVSEIQQYTNGCQ
- the LOC131679990 gene encoding uncharacterized protein LOC131679990, which translates into the protein MNSRPLLPLTEDPNDLAALTPAHFLVGSSLHALPDPDLMNVPANRLDHYQQLQVRVQQFWSHWKKEYLQELLKDTRGWKRNNEIVPGRMVILVDEMQPPIRWPLARIEAVLPGKDHLARVVLLRTARGIITRPIAKIYLLPYSTVASEAEKHPATISDAPTT